In Candidatus Electrothrix scaldis, the genomic window GGAACCGGGAAGGAACTGAACCAATCGCTGGAACGCGCTGGACGGGTGGCGGATTTCCTGGAGTTCGCTGAAGTCATGGTTATGGATGCTCTGGAACGCAAGGAATCCTGCGGTTGTCATCTGCGGGAGGAAAGTCAGACCGAGGAGCATGAGGCAAAACGGGATGATGCAAATTACTCGCATGTGACGGTTTGGGAGCATAGAGGGGTAGGGCAACCACCTCTTTTGCATCAGGAGCCACTTGAGTTTGAGGCGGTTACGCCTTCGCAGCGGAGTTATAAGTAAAGAGGGGTTGTATGGCCTCGTCGTATAATCAATCTTATCTGGTTTATAAAATTGCCAAGGTGCTGGACCAGGACGATAAATATAATTTGCATATTGAAATGACATTGGGTGCGGCTCTTCTGTTTTGATGTTAACATATTTATAATATATCAATTGTAGATTTCAAATTGAGTGTTATTCGCTCGAACTGCTCTACTTTTAATCCGGTAAAAATAGACCCCATAATTACCACCACATTAACAGGAGCAGTTTAGACAAATAGCACTTAAAGTAAAATGAAGTATTGGCACTTTTTCAATACCCTAGCTTTGATTTAGAAGAGCCGCACCCAATGACATTGGACATCAATGGCACTGATTATATTCCTGATATTGTCTTGTACAAGAAAGAGCGGATTGATTTCCTGCATGATAAAATCAAGGCGGATAAAACGCCTCTTCTGCTGGTCGAAATATTGTCTCCGAAGCAGGCTGTCAATGAAATCACGGAAAAGTTTGAAGTGTATTTACAGGCCGGGGTTAAATCCTGCTGGCTTGTGATTCCGCCGACCAAGACCATTGTGCTGTTTCAGGATATTCAGCAGCCCCGATCTTATTCAAGTGGGCGATTTACTGACCCGGTTATTGAGCTTGAGGTTGCGGTTGAGGATATTTTTTCCTGATTGATTGTAGGTAGATCCTATCTGTATAGTGATTCATAAATAGAGTATGAGCAATCTATGATCATCATTCCGAATCTTGCCATTGCCGGGTACCGAAGTTTTGGTCGGGAGCCGCAGTATTTTGATCAATTTGCGAAGATCAATCTGTTTATCGGGCAGAATAATGCGGGGAAGTCCAATGTACTTCGTTTTTTGAGTGAGGTTTATCCGCAGGTATGGCCGATGTTAGCTAAATTTCCACGGCCAAAACTAACGTTGGGCGAGCTTGATCGACATCTATTTGATAATCCATCGTTGCTTTTAGGGCTTGGTGAAAAAAATAACATGGACGAATTGCCTCCAAAACATCGGCTGATTCATCATGTGACCAATCCGCAGCAGAATTCCAAAGCAGCAAAACTTCTTTGCAGATTACTAAAGGAGAAGGCACGGATAAACAATACAGAGATGGATTGGAGATGGACTTCATTACCTCCAATACCGGCAGAGAAAATAGAAACTCAGGAATCCTCGATTG contains:
- a CDS encoding Uma2 family endonuclease, which gives rise to MTLDINGTDYIPDIVLYKKERIDFLHDKIKADKTPLLLVEILSPKQAVNEITEKFEVYLQAGVKSCWLVIPPTKTIVLFQDIQQPRSYSSGRFTDPVIELEVAVEDIFS